The Musa acuminata AAA Group cultivar baxijiao chromosome BXJ1-3, Cavendish_Baxijiao_AAA, whole genome shotgun sequence genome window below encodes:
- the LOC135636862 gene encoding LOB domain-containing protein 12-like, with the protein MEGNSPCASCKLLRRRCTKDCIFAPYFPSDDPHKFSIVHKIFGASNVSKMLQELPVHQRADAVSSLVYEATARTKDPVYGCVGAISYLQNQVSQLQMQLAVAQTEILCAQMQQEPPMAEQPVEAYDNNLTGMPQLMNNASSSNLAQDQLKREFLWT; encoded by the exons ATGGAAGGGAACTCACCTTGTGCCTCATGCAAGCTGCTACGGAGACGCTGCACCAAGGACTGCATCTTTGCCCCCTACTTCCCCTCTGATGACCCTCACAAGTTCTCGATCGTTCACAAGATCTTCGGCGCCAGCAACGTTAGCAAGATGCTGCAG GAGCTGCCGGTTCATCAACGAGCGGATGCCGTGAGCAGCCTGGTCTATGAGGCGACAGCGAGGACGAAGGATCCAGTTTATGGATGCGTTGGGGCCATCTCTTACCTTCAGAACCAGGTGTCTCAGCTGCAGATGCAGCTCGCCGTGGCCCAGACTGAGATCCTTTGTGCTCAGATGCAGCAGGAGCCCCCCATGGCTGAGCAGCCGGTAGAGGCTTATGACAATAACCTCACTGGGATGCCTCAGCTGATGAACAATGCCTCCTCTAGCAATCTAGCTCAGGATCAGCTCAAGAGAGAGTTTCTTTGGACATGA